A portion of the Flavobacterium limnophilum genome contains these proteins:
- a CDS encoding ABC transporter ATP-binding protein, which produces MSNKNILSISNLSVGYKTKSSTILIAENLNLNLKEAKLIALIGANGIGKSTLLRTITGIQKPLSGTVLLNEKNIHELDSLTLAQNLSVVLTEKLPPSNLTVWELIALGRQPYTNWIGTLTDKDIAKINEAIALTQIEHLVSKRHYEISDGQLQIVLIARALAQDTPLIILDEPTTHLDLLHKVVLFKLLKKLTQETEKCILFSTHDIDMAIQLSDEMIIMTPENTVQDQPCNLILKGSFNTLFKDEHIVFDSEKGKFVISS; this is translated from the coding sequence ATGAGTAATAAAAACATCCTTTCGATTTCAAATTTAAGCGTTGGTTACAAGACCAAAAGCTCAACAATACTCATTGCCGAAAATTTAAACTTGAATTTAAAGGAAGCAAAGTTAATCGCTTTAATTGGCGCCAACGGTATTGGAAAATCAACACTTTTAAGAACCATTACTGGAATCCAAAAACCGCTTTCAGGCACCGTTTTGCTGAATGAAAAGAATATTCATGAATTGGATTCATTGACTTTGGCGCAAAACCTGAGTGTTGTTCTTACCGAGAAATTACCGCCAAGTAACTTGACCGTATGGGAACTCATCGCTTTGGGAAGACAACCTTACACGAATTGGATTGGAACCCTAACCGACAAGGATATTGCAAAAATCAACGAAGCCATCGCACTCACTCAAATCGAACATTTAGTATCCAAAAGACATTACGAAATCAGCGATGGACAATTGCAAATCGTCTTGATTGCAAGAGCTTTGGCTCAAGACACGCCCTTGATTATTTTGGACGAACCCACCACCCACTTGGATTTGTTGCACAAAGTGGTGCTCTTTAAACTCTTGAAAAAACTCACCCAAGAAACGGAAAAGTGCATTCTTTTTTCGACTCACGACATCGACATGGCAATACAATTGAGCGACGAAATGATTATCATGACTCCCGAAAACACGGTGCAAGACCAGCCTTGCAATTTGATTCTAAAAGGAAGTTTCAATACTTTATTCAAGGATGAACACATTGTTTTTGACAGTGAAAAAGGGAAGTTTGTGATTTCTTCTTAA
- a CDS encoding tRNA (cytidine(34)-2'-O)-methyltransferase, with product MLNVVLIEPEIPNNTGNIGRLCVGTESRLHLIHPFGFVINDKNLKRSGLDYWVHLDVTEYQNIQEWIAEIPDQSRVFLMSSHAEKSIYEAEFQDGDWLVFGKESVGLSDEVLNRFENHLTIPMSKLIRSFNIANSVAFVVGEAKRQISVLR from the coding sequence ATGTTAAACGTAGTCCTTATAGAACCCGAAATTCCCAACAATACAGGAAACATTGGTCGGTTGTGTGTAGGCACCGAAAGCCGATTGCACCTGATTCATCCTTTTGGATTTGTCATTAATGATAAAAACCTGAAACGCTCCGGATTGGATTATTGGGTACATCTCGATGTAACTGAATATCAAAATATCCAAGAATGGATTGCCGAAATTCCGGATCAATCCCGTGTTTTCTTGATGAGTTCCCACGCCGAAAAGTCTATTTATGAAGCGGAATTTCAAGATGGCGATTGGTTGGTTTTCGGCAAAGAAAGCGTTGGTTTGAGCGATGAAGTTTTGAATCGATTTGAAAATCATTTGACCATTCCGATGTCGAAATTAATCCGAAGTTTTAATATTGCCAATTCCGTTGCTTTTGTGGTTGGCGAAGCGAAGAGGCAGATTTCAGTATTAAGATAG